A stretch of Bombina bombina isolate aBomBom1 chromosome 2, aBomBom1.pri, whole genome shotgun sequence DNA encodes these proteins:
- the LOC128647757 gene encoding uncharacterized protein LOC128647757: MEEEEAALESDDGSTTSGHLDSAPAQSQTPPRAHTPDHGHTSAHTQSPSHHQTHDHAPTTASPSHISYPVPPKKRPYTPLRRSPRILARTAAQTQTPHSPAVRPTLEQQLTTPQAIPIPPRANPIPSPCLNLHCPGCQIVLPRHSCKYHSKYTL, from the exons atggaggaggaagaggctgccttggagtctgatg atggatccaccacttctggtcatctggattccgcccctgcccagtcacagacccctccccgtgcacacacccctgaccatggccacacctctgcacacacccagagcccttcccatcaccaaacccatgaccatgccccgaccactgccagcccttcccatatttcatatcctgtccctcccaaaaaacgcccatacaccccccttcgccgctctccccgtattctggcccgtacagctgcccagacccaaactccccactccccagctgtacggcctaccctggagcagcagctcaccactccccaagccattcccatccctccccgagccaatcccatcccttccccctgtttaaaccttcattgtcctgggtgtcagattgtccttcccaggcacagctgtaagtatcattctaaatacactttataa